A single window of Balaenoptera acutorostrata chromosome X, mBalAcu1.1, whole genome shotgun sequence DNA harbors:
- the PPP1R3F gene encoding protein phosphatase 1 regulatory subunit 3F isoform X2 translates to MARTAPVEPPLRHPAPPSPAAGEPRTSVEAAVAPRRVLFADEALGLPLAQLRRYRPWGGPGAGKMAVAAGQDGVGGGADEDDDGEDGDEGEEEEEACPEPSPLCPVPAGGGFYLVPTFSLPPAPGRLERLGRVMVELEALLPPPGAVPGGAGVWVPGGRPPVLRGLVRVLNRSFEKAVHVRASHDGWASFCDHPARYVPRSPPGAGAGGPGAGDPILDLGLGLGPGQAPASSPDDGGRTDRFAFQLPFAEGAGDGARLDFVVRYETPEGTFWANNHGRNYTVLLRIAPAPTPTDAEGLPQQQQLQQLEPQPECQGPVEAEARQLKSCMKPVRRRPNEEELRMKSADDNTPAVERPDVQESVGPLVAPTPLRPWPQMTLQVSEVTVTGKPPEEGDVPRSSPPVAFTEVPQAPAIRIPLSSSLCGLGGSPRDQASGPDASEGAAGPFLEPSQRQVEATWEVSRENGRGRKDPIVGAIMDEPPGGLEVVSGLEELLGEDTIDQELEQLYLSHLSRLRAAVAAGGAGGGGEGPTDGGVSPSHSLGILTDRDLILKWPGPERALNSALAEEITLHYARLGRGVELIKDTEDPDEEGEGEEGLSIIPSSPEGDTPKESPPEILSGAHPVVATMGDVWLPWAEGSGCNSPVVLSMEGQFTGAPEKGMGKDSDSLHVNRVIAGVTGSPGGTEVQMEFTTELADRSVSISGKEPAAPVLQGQDLPLLGPLGAEVCPSSLARPHVSSQDEESSGPSLEPPKRSPTLAAPAESVCVLPPQLWGPLTQTLGVLAGLVVVPVALNSGMSLLVLVLCLSLAWFS, encoded by the exons aTGGCGCGCACGGCCCCTGTGGAGCCCCCGCTGCGGCATCCCGCGCCCCCCTCGCCTGCCGCGGGCGAGCCCCGCACCTCAGTCGAGGCAGCGGTGGCCCCGCGGAGGGTGCTGTTCGCCGACGAGGCCCTGGGGCTGCCGCTGGCGCAGCTGCGCCGCTACCGGCCGTGGGGCGGGCCCGGGGCGGGCAAGATGGCGGTGGCGGCCGGGCAAGATGGCGTCGGCGGCGGGGCTGACGAGGACGACGATGGCGAGGATGGGgatgaaggggaggaggaagaggaggcttgCCCCGAGCCCTCGCCGCTGTGCCCCGTTCCCGCTGGCGGGGGGTTTTACCTGGTGCCCACATTTTCGCTGCCGCCCGCGCCGGGCCGTCTGGAGCGCTTGGGGCGCGTCATGGTGGAGCTGGAGGCACTGCTGCCGCCTCCCGGAGCGGTCCCCGGGGGTGCCGGGGTGTGGGTGCCTGGGGGGCGCCCGCCGGTGCTGCGCGGGTTGGTCCGCGTGCTGAACCGCTCCTTCGAGAAGGCGGTGCACGTGCGGGCCTCACACGACGGCTGGGCTTCTTTCTGCGACCACCCAGCGCGCTACGTCCCGCGCAGCCCGCCGGGGGCAGGAGCGGGAGGACCAGGAGCAGGAGATCCCATCTTGGATCTGGGCCTTGGCTTGGGCCCCGGCCAGGCGCCCGCCTCCTCGCCCGACGACGGCGGCCGCACCGACCGCTTTGCCTTCCAGCTGCCCTTTGCTGAGGGTGCGGGCGATGGGGCGCGCCTGGACTTCGTGGTGCGCTATGAGACCCCCGAGGGCACTTTCTGGGCCAACAACCACGGCCGCAACTACACAGTCCTGCTCCGGATTGCACCCGCTCCCACACCCACTGATGCCGAAGGGCTgccccagcagcagcagctgcagcagctggaGCCACAGCCCGAGTGCCAGGGTCCCGTGGAGGCTGAGGCCAGGCAGCTGAAGAGCTGCATGAAGCCGGTGAGGCGCAG GCCTAACGAGGAGGAGCTGAGGATGAAGAGTGCGGACGATAATACCCCTGCTGTGG AGCGTCCTGATGTCCAGGAGTCAGTGGGTCCCTTGGTGGCCCCCACGCCTCTCCGTCCATGGCCCCAGATGACACTTCAG GTTTCTGAAGTTACAGTGACTGGCAAACCCCCAGAGGAAGGTGATGTCCCCAGAAGCAGTCCACCTGTGGCTTTCACAGAGGTCCCCCAGGCACCGGCCATCAGGattcccctctcttcctccctctgtggCCTGGGTGGCTCTCCCAGGGACCAGGCCTCGGGGCCCGATGCAAgtgagggggcagctgggcctTTCCTGGAACCCAGCCAGCGACAGGTGGAGGCCACGTGGGAAGTATCCAGAGAGAATGGAAGGGGCCGAAAGGACCCCATAGTGGGAGCTATCATGGATGAGCCCCCTGGGGGTCTGGAGGTCGTGAGTGGGTTGGAGGAGCTGCTTGGCGAGGACACCATTGACCAGGAGCTGGAGCAGCTCTACCTGTCCCACCTGAGCCGCCTGCGGGCTGCCGTGGCTGCTGGTGGGGCaggaggtggtggggagggcCCCACAGATGGGGGGGTGTCTCCCAGCCATTCCCTGGGCATACTCACGGACCGCGACCTGATCTTGAAGTGGCCTGGCCCCGAGCGGGCCCTGAACAGTGCCCTGGCTGAGGAGATCACGCTGCACTATGCCAGGCTGGGGCGTGGTGTGGAGCTCATCAAGGACACCGAGGACCCtgatgaggagggggagggggaagaggggctCTCCATCATACCCTCCAGCCCAGAAGGGGACACCCCCAAGGAATCGCCTCCGGAAATCCTCTCTGGGGCCCATCCTGTGGTAGCCACTATGGGAGATGTGTGGCTCCCATGGGCAGAAGGCTCAGGATGTAACAGCCCTGTGGTTCTGAGTATGGAGGGTCAGTTCACTGGGGCTCCAGAGAAGGGGATGGGCAAGGACTCTGACTCTTTGCATGTGAATAGGGTGATAGCTGGGGTGACTGGGTCACCGGGGGGGACAGAAGTCCAGATGGAGTTTACCACTGAGTTGGCAGACAGATCGGTTTCTATATCTGGCAAGGAGCCAGCTGCTCCAGTCCTGCAGGGGCAAGATCTCCCCCTCCTTGGTCCCTTGGGGGCTGAAGTCTGTCCTTCCAGCCTGGCCAGGCCCCATGTGAGCTCCCAGGATGAAGAGAGTTCAGGCCCAAGCCTTGAGCCCCCAAAGAGGTCTCCTACCCTAGCAGCCCCTgcagagagtgtgtgtgtattgcCTCCCCAGCTCTGGGGGCCCTTGACCCAGACTCTGGGGGTCCTGGCTGGGCTGGTGGTGGTCCCTGTGGCTCTGAACAGTGGTATGTCCCTCCTGGTGCTTGTGCTGTGCCTCTCTCTGGCCTGGTTCTCGTAG
- the PPP1R3F gene encoding protein phosphatase 1 regulatory subunit 3F isoform X1 — protein MARTAPVEPPLRHPAPPSPAAGEPRTSVEAAVAPRRVLFADEALGLPLAQLRRYRPWGGPGAGKMAVAAGQDGVGGGADEDDDGEDGDEGEEEEEACPEPSPLCPVPAGGGFYLVPTFSLPPAPGRLERLGRVMVELEALLPPPGAVPGGAGVWVPGGRPPVLRGLVRVLNRSFEKAVHVRASHDGWASFCDHPARYVPRSPPGAGAGGPGAGDPILDLGLGLGPGQAPASSPDDGGRTDRFAFQLPFAEGAGDGARLDFVVRYETPEGTFWANNHGRNYTVLLRIAPAPTPTDAEGLPQQQQLQQLEPQPECQGPVEAEARQLKSCMKPVRRRPNEEELRMKSADDNTPAVAERPDVQESVGPLVAPTPLRPWPQMTLQVSEVTVTGKPPEEGDVPRSSPPVAFTEVPQAPAIRIPLSSSLCGLGGSPRDQASGPDASEGAAGPFLEPSQRQVEATWEVSRENGRGRKDPIVGAIMDEPPGGLEVVSGLEELLGEDTIDQELEQLYLSHLSRLRAAVAAGGAGGGGEGPTDGGVSPSHSLGILTDRDLILKWPGPERALNSALAEEITLHYARLGRGVELIKDTEDPDEEGEGEEGLSIIPSSPEGDTPKESPPEILSGAHPVVATMGDVWLPWAEGSGCNSPVVLSMEGQFTGAPEKGMGKDSDSLHVNRVIAGVTGSPGGTEVQMEFTTELADRSVSISGKEPAAPVLQGQDLPLLGPLGAEVCPSSLARPHVSSQDEESSGPSLEPPKRSPTLAAPAESVCVLPPQLWGPLTQTLGVLAGLVVVPVALNSGMSLLVLVLCLSLAWFS, from the exons aTGGCGCGCACGGCCCCTGTGGAGCCCCCGCTGCGGCATCCCGCGCCCCCCTCGCCTGCCGCGGGCGAGCCCCGCACCTCAGTCGAGGCAGCGGTGGCCCCGCGGAGGGTGCTGTTCGCCGACGAGGCCCTGGGGCTGCCGCTGGCGCAGCTGCGCCGCTACCGGCCGTGGGGCGGGCCCGGGGCGGGCAAGATGGCGGTGGCGGCCGGGCAAGATGGCGTCGGCGGCGGGGCTGACGAGGACGACGATGGCGAGGATGGGgatgaaggggaggaggaagaggaggcttgCCCCGAGCCCTCGCCGCTGTGCCCCGTTCCCGCTGGCGGGGGGTTTTACCTGGTGCCCACATTTTCGCTGCCGCCCGCGCCGGGCCGTCTGGAGCGCTTGGGGCGCGTCATGGTGGAGCTGGAGGCACTGCTGCCGCCTCCCGGAGCGGTCCCCGGGGGTGCCGGGGTGTGGGTGCCTGGGGGGCGCCCGCCGGTGCTGCGCGGGTTGGTCCGCGTGCTGAACCGCTCCTTCGAGAAGGCGGTGCACGTGCGGGCCTCACACGACGGCTGGGCTTCTTTCTGCGACCACCCAGCGCGCTACGTCCCGCGCAGCCCGCCGGGGGCAGGAGCGGGAGGACCAGGAGCAGGAGATCCCATCTTGGATCTGGGCCTTGGCTTGGGCCCCGGCCAGGCGCCCGCCTCCTCGCCCGACGACGGCGGCCGCACCGACCGCTTTGCCTTCCAGCTGCCCTTTGCTGAGGGTGCGGGCGATGGGGCGCGCCTGGACTTCGTGGTGCGCTATGAGACCCCCGAGGGCACTTTCTGGGCCAACAACCACGGCCGCAACTACACAGTCCTGCTCCGGATTGCACCCGCTCCCACACCCACTGATGCCGAAGGGCTgccccagcagcagcagctgcagcagctggaGCCACAGCCCGAGTGCCAGGGTCCCGTGGAGGCTGAGGCCAGGCAGCTGAAGAGCTGCATGAAGCCGGTGAGGCGCAG GCCTAACGAGGAGGAGCTGAGGATGAAGAGTGCGGACGATAATACCCCTGCTGTGG CAGAGCGTCCTGATGTCCAGGAGTCAGTGGGTCCCTTGGTGGCCCCCACGCCTCTCCGTCCATGGCCCCAGATGACACTTCAG GTTTCTGAAGTTACAGTGACTGGCAAACCCCCAGAGGAAGGTGATGTCCCCAGAAGCAGTCCACCTGTGGCTTTCACAGAGGTCCCCCAGGCACCGGCCATCAGGattcccctctcttcctccctctgtggCCTGGGTGGCTCTCCCAGGGACCAGGCCTCGGGGCCCGATGCAAgtgagggggcagctgggcctTTCCTGGAACCCAGCCAGCGACAGGTGGAGGCCACGTGGGAAGTATCCAGAGAGAATGGAAGGGGCCGAAAGGACCCCATAGTGGGAGCTATCATGGATGAGCCCCCTGGGGGTCTGGAGGTCGTGAGTGGGTTGGAGGAGCTGCTTGGCGAGGACACCATTGACCAGGAGCTGGAGCAGCTCTACCTGTCCCACCTGAGCCGCCTGCGGGCTGCCGTGGCTGCTGGTGGGGCaggaggtggtggggagggcCCCACAGATGGGGGGGTGTCTCCCAGCCATTCCCTGGGCATACTCACGGACCGCGACCTGATCTTGAAGTGGCCTGGCCCCGAGCGGGCCCTGAACAGTGCCCTGGCTGAGGAGATCACGCTGCACTATGCCAGGCTGGGGCGTGGTGTGGAGCTCATCAAGGACACCGAGGACCCtgatgaggagggggagggggaagaggggctCTCCATCATACCCTCCAGCCCAGAAGGGGACACCCCCAAGGAATCGCCTCCGGAAATCCTCTCTGGGGCCCATCCTGTGGTAGCCACTATGGGAGATGTGTGGCTCCCATGGGCAGAAGGCTCAGGATGTAACAGCCCTGTGGTTCTGAGTATGGAGGGTCAGTTCACTGGGGCTCCAGAGAAGGGGATGGGCAAGGACTCTGACTCTTTGCATGTGAATAGGGTGATAGCTGGGGTGACTGGGTCACCGGGGGGGACAGAAGTCCAGATGGAGTTTACCACTGAGTTGGCAGACAGATCGGTTTCTATATCTGGCAAGGAGCCAGCTGCTCCAGTCCTGCAGGGGCAAGATCTCCCCCTCCTTGGTCCCTTGGGGGCTGAAGTCTGTCCTTCCAGCCTGGCCAGGCCCCATGTGAGCTCCCAGGATGAAGAGAGTTCAGGCCCAAGCCTTGAGCCCCCAAAGAGGTCTCCTACCCTAGCAGCCCCTgcagagagtgtgtgtgtattgcCTCCCCAGCTCTGGGGGCCCTTGACCCAGACTCTGGGGGTCCTGGCTGGGCTGGTGGTGGTCCCTGTGGCTCTGAACAGTGGTATGTCCCTCCTGGTGCTTGTGCTGTGCCTCTCTCTGGCCTGGTTCTCGTAG